A single genomic interval of Camelina sativa cultivar DH55 chromosome 11, Cs, whole genome shotgun sequence harbors:
- the LOC104724295 gene encoding phosphatidylinositol 3,4,5-trisphosphate 3-phosphatase and protein-tyrosine-phosphatase PTEN1 — protein MGIKLSRGPVKEKSTLELARVHILTYLTTSSYLRSLVSKKRRRLIIGGYDLDMSYISDKLLAMSFPAERMRAVYRNPLWQVKSVLDMRHPDHYKVYNLCIEESYDPENFYGRVERFPFDDNHVPSLKMIQLFCESVYSWIALDPKNIAVIHCMAGKGRTGLMVSAYLVYGGMSAEDALEMYASRRTTNNNGVSIPSQRRYVKYWSDLLSFGKKGPPEVKLPQEDSRELLRIRLYDTANVDSVFFVVSELQEVPNEMYRPSVELARGCCRQFKKGYCRSSSPRYYISHVNPEEDEEVTDGEEPRLVVQMDTESSIIDEKTCLDFYFDKPVRVSGDIRITFYQKMIGSRLFYTCFNTAFITNGLLQFSIGELDKVGGNGRSISGPDFSLELLFGPASSKFEKFRSRDDLSIS, from the exons aTGGGTATCAAGCTCTCAAGAGGGCCTGTAAAAGAGAAATCAACTCTAGAACTAGCGAGGGTTCACATTCTGACTTACCTAACCACAAGTTCTTACCTACGTAGCTTGGTGTCCAAGAAAAGAAGACGGTTAATCATCGGCGGATATGATCTTGACATGTCTTACATCTCTGACAAATTGTTGGCAATGTCTTTTCCTGCTGAACGAATGAGAGCAGTTTATAGAAACCCTCTTTGGCAAGTCAAGTCCGTCCTTGATATGCGACATCCTGATCACTACAAG GTCTATAATTTATGCATAGAGGAATCTTATGATCCAGAAAACTTTTATGGCCGCGTGGAACGATTCCCATTCGATGACAATCATGTTCCATCTCTCAAAATGATCCAACTTTTCTGCGAAAGTGTTTATTCTTGGATAGCATTAGATCCCAAGAACATCGCTGTTATTCATTGCATG GCAGGAAAAGGCAGAACAGGGTTAATGGTATCGGCCTACCTTGTTTATGGTGGAATGTCAGCTGAAGACGCTCTTGAGATGTATGCAAGCAGAAGAACTACAAACAATAATGGA GTCTCAATACCAAGCCAACGTCGTTATGTGAAATACTGGTCAGATTTACTTTCGTTTGGTAAAAAGGGACCTCCGGAGGTTAAATTACCTCAAGAAGATAGCAGAGAGTTGCTGAGGATTAGACTTTATGATACAGCTAACGTTGACTCCGTCTTCTTTGTGGTCTCAGAACTTCAAGAg GTTCCAAATGAGATGTATAGACCATCTGTAGAACTTGCAAGAGGTTGCTGTAGACAATTCAAGAAAGGGTATTGTAGAAGCTCGAGTCCACGGTATTATATATCTCATGTGAATCCAGAAGAGGATGAGGAAGTAACAGATGGAGAAGAGCCACGTCTTGTTGTTCAAATGGATACAGAGAGTTCCATCATCGACGAGAAAACATGTCTTGATTTTTACTTTGACAAACCTGTGAGA GTGAGTGGAGACATACGCATCACATTCTACCAGAAAATGATTGGAAGCCGCCTTTTCTATACTTGCTTTAACACAGCTTTTATAACCAATGGCTTGCTTCAG TTTTCCATAGGAGAGCTAGACAAAGTTGGTGGTAACGGAAGATCGATATCTGGTCCTGATTTTAGCTTGGAGTTACTCTTTGGCCCAGCTAGTTCAAAATTCGAGAAGTTTCGTTCCCGCGATGACCTTTCTATTTCTTAA
- the LOC104728363 gene encoding uncharacterized protein At4g04775-like, which yields MPISYTQSSSSQPSIESGGARAYGDFGVPNKCWCGERMKLEVLDWGQNQEDGKEHRSKWWDDAVDEELEHLDIKICRQTESIHQAYQNPMLESIRETMRIMRDENEELNARLTHADCEIGRLRELLRKW from the exons ATGCCAATAAGTTATACTCAGAGCTCTTCATCTCAACCAAGCATTGAAAGTGGGGGCGCAAGAGCATACGGTGATTTTGGTGTTCCTAATAAGTGCTGGTGTGGTGAACGCATGAAACTGGAAGTTTTAGACTGGGGCCAAAATCAAG AGGACGGTAAGGAACACCGAAGTAAGTGGTGGGATGATGCAGTTGATGAGGAGCTAGAACACCTAGATATCAAAATTTGTAGGCAGACAGAGTCTATTCATCAGGCTTACCAAAATCCTATGTTGGAGTCAATTAGGGAGACTATGCGTATAATGCGTGACGAAAATGAGGAACTGAACGCGCGTTTAACTCACGCCGATTGCGAGATTGGTAGGCTGAGGGAGCTACTTAGGAAGTGGTAG
- the LOC104724293 gene encoding probable mitochondrial saccharopine dehydrogenase-like oxidoreductase At5g39410, which translates to MNPTQKPDPVYDIVILGASGFTGKYVVREALKFLQTPSSPLKSLALAGRNSTRLTQSLQWAARPNPPPSSVAILTGDTSDPDSLRRLCTQTKLILNCVGPFRIHGDPVVSACADSGCDYLDISGEPEFMERMEASYHERAEETGSLIVSACGFDSIPAELGLLFNAKQWETPSVPNQIEAYLSLESDKRIAGNFGTYESAVLGVANADKLKELRRSRPRRPRPSIHGPPAKGPTLENQKKIGLWALKLPSADAVVVRRTLTTLTEKPHGLPGINESPEQIQKREAFWSSIKPTHFGVKITSKSLFGIFRYVTLGVSLGLLSKFSFGRWLLLKFPSVFSLGWFQKKGPSEEEVESATFKMWFIGRGYSEESLASQGNTKPDMEIITRISGPEIGYITTPITLVQCGLIILGQRESLVKGGVYTPGIVFGSTDIQQRLEENGISFELISKMKPQA; encoded by the exons ATGAACCCAACCCAAAAACCCGACCCGGTTTACGATATCGTCATACTCGGAGCATCCGGGTTCACCGGTAAATACGTTGTCAGAGAAGCTCTCAAGTTCCTTCAAACACCGTCTTCTCCCTTAAAGTCTCTAGCTTTAGCTGGTCGTAACTCGACCCGGTTAACCCAATCACTCCAATGGGCCGCCCGCCCGAACCCGCCTCCTTCCTCTGTCGCTATCCTCACTGGTGATACATCTGACCCGGATTCACTTCGTCGTCTCTGTACACAAACCAAACTCATCCTCAACTGTGTTGGACCTTTCCGTATCCATGGCGATCCCGTCGTCTCCGCTTGTGCTGATTCAGG gTGTGATTATTTGGATATAAGTGGTGAACCTGAGTTCATGGAGAGGATGGAAGCTAGTTACCATGAAAGAGCTGAAGAAACTGGCTCGTTAATCGTTTCTGCTTGTGGTTTTGATTCGATTCCTGCTGAATTGGGTCTTCTCTTTAATGCCAAACAATGGGAAACTCCATCGGTTCCTAACCAGATCGAAGCGTATCTCAGCTTGGAGTCTGATAAAAGAATTGCTGGAAACTTTGGGACTTATGAGTCTGCGGTTTTAGGTGTAGCTAATGCGGATAAGCTTAAAGAACTGAGACGTTCAAGACCAAGAAGGCCAAGACCATCG ATTCATGGTCCTCCAGCTAAAGGACCAACACTAGAAAACCAGAAAAAGATTGGTCTTTGGGCTTTAAAGTTACCTTCAGCTGATGCAGTAGTTGTTCGTAGAACTCTCACAACTCTAACAGAGAAGCCACATGGACTTCCTGGGATTAACGAAAGTCCTGAGCAGatacaaaagagagaagcatTCTGGTCATCAATCAAGCCAACTCATTTCGGTGTAAAGATCACATCCAAATCTCTCTTTGGGATATTCCGTTATGTTACACTTGGAGTGTCCCTTGGTTTGCTTTCCAAGTTCTCCTTTGGAAGATGGCTTCTTTTGAAATTCCCTTCAGTTTTTAGCCTTGGTTGGTTCCAGAAGAAGGGTCCAAGTGAAGAAGAGGTAGAAAGCGCTACGTTTAAGATGTGGTTCATTGGTCGTGGGTACAGCGAAGAGAGCTTAGCTTCACAAGGAAACACAAAGCCTGACATGGAAATTATTACAAGGATTTCAGGACCTGAGATTGGGTATATAACCACCCCGATAACACTTGTTCAATGCGGTTTAATAATCTTGGGCCAGCGTGAAAGCCTAGTCAAAGGAGGAGTCTACACACCCGGCATTGTCTTCGGATCAACTGATATCCAGCAGCGACTTGAAGAAAATGGCATATCCTTTGAGTTGATTTCAAAGATGAAGCCTCAAGCATAA